One part of the Suncus etruscus isolate mSunEtr1 chromosome 2, mSunEtr1.pri.cur, whole genome shotgun sequence genome encodes these proteins:
- the LOC126001437 gene encoding ribonuclease 4-like has product MAFQKNRSLLLFLFLTLLGLGLIQPSNGQSHMYQQFLRQHVDTQGTGGSSGYCNLMMQRRGMTSPKCKPVNTFIHESISDINRICSSRNTTCKNGQMNCYRGIVRVTECTDSGAARSPNCRYWARTNTRSVVIACNGNPRVPVHFDQ; this is encoded by the coding sequence ATGGCTTTCCAGAAGAACCGTTCACTACTTCTATTCCTGTTCCTGACCCTGCTGGGCCTAGGACTGATACAACCCTCAAATGGCCAGTCTCACATGTACCAACAATTCCTGAGGCAACATGTGGACACTCAAGGAACAGGTGGCAGTAGTGGATACTGCAACTTGATGATGCAAAGGCGGGGGATGACTTCTCCAAAATGCAAGCCTGTCAACACCTTCATTCATGAAAGCATCTCGGACATAAACCGTATCTGCAGCAGTCGCAATACCACCTGTAAAAATGGCCAGATGAACTGTTATAGGGGTATAGTGAGGGTGACAGAATGCACGGATTCAGGGGCAGCCAGGTCCCCAAACTGCAGATATTGGGCAAGAACTAATACCAGATCTGTTGTCATTGCCTGTAATGGTAACCCACGTGTGCCTGTGCACTTTGACCAATAA